The Sebaldella sp. S0638 region AAAGGAGAGAAGAGTAAGCGGGCTTTCACATATACCTGAGGACAGACATAAGAGGGCGGCAATAGATGACTTCTCAATAGAGGAAAATATGATCCTTGGAGTAGAAGATGATTATTCACACGGGATGATACTGGATTTTGGGAAAATAACGCAGAAAACAAACGAGTATATAAAGAAATATGATATAAGAACACCTGATTCCAAAGTAAAGTTCGGAGGACTGTCAGGAGGAAACCAGCAGAAAGTGGTAGTAGCAAGAGAACTGGAGAAGGAAAACAGATTCATAATAGCTTCACAGCCCACAAGAGGAGTGGATATAGGAGCAATAGAGATGATTCATAATACAATACTGAGTGAAAAGAAGAATAAGAAGGCAATACTGGTAGTATCGGCTGAATTATCAGAAGTAATGAGTCTTAGTGACAAGATAGCAGTAATGTATGAAGGAAAAGTAGTTGGTGTACTGAAAAGAGAGGAAGCAACAACAGAGAAACTGGGAATATTAATGGCAGGAGGTAAAATTGATGAATAAAAAGTATGTGGAAATTTTAACTCCATTACTAGCAGTATTAACAGCCTTAATAATAGGGGGAATAATAATTCAGCTGAATGGTGTAAATGCATTTGAGGCATACGGCCAGTTATTTAAGTCGGCATTTTATCAGGCGAATCCAAAGGCACCGTTTATGAGCGGACTGGCAAAGACGCTTCTGACGGCAACGCCGATGATATTTGTGGGATTATCAGTAATGATAGCCTTTAAGGCAGGATTATTTAATATAGGAGCCCAGGGACAGATGATAATGGGCGGAGTGGCAGCGGCAGTAGTAGGAATTTATGTGAAGAATGCATTTCTTGGAAACTTTGTAACAGCAATGATAGCAGCAGGAATAGCGGGATTTTTATGGGCATCAATATCAGGCTACCTAAAGGCAAAGTTCGGTGTGCATGAGGTAATAAGTACGATAATGTTAAACTATATAGCGATAAATCTTCAGAATTATCTTTTGAACTATCCATTAAAAGACCCGGCATCACAAAATGTACAGACAATGAAGGTACTGGAGCCTGCAAGACTGTTTTTGCTGGCACCGTCAACAAAACAGAAACTGAATTTAGGCTTTATACTGGCAATAGCAGCGGTAATACTGGTATGGTATTTCTTCGGGAAGACAAAACAGGGCTATGAAATGAAAGCAGTGGGACTAAATGCAGGATCAGCAGAGAATGCAGGAATAAAGATAAAGAAGAATATAATCTTTGCAATGGGACTTGCCGGAATACTGGCAGGACTTGGCGGAGCAGAAAGAGTTCTTGGAGGATCGGCACAGTATGCTTATACGGAACTGATAATGGGAGAGTTAGGATTTACGGGAGTAGCAGTATCATTATTGGGGAAAAGTAATCCAATAGGAGTATTTATAGCGGCAATCTTTTATGCCTCATTGGAAATAGGAGGGCAGAGCCTTCAGAGTATGAGAATACCGAAAGAGGTAGTTTATATAATACAGGCATTAATAATAATATTTGTAGCAGGAGAAAATCTGTTTAGATATATGTTATCAAAAAGAGGAGGTAAAAAACAATGATGGAAATATTAGGACAAATCTTGATGTTGGCCCCTCCGATCTTAATAACAGCAGTAGGAGCATGTTTTACGGAAATAACAGGAGTAACAAACTTAGGTTTAGAAGGAATGATGTTATGCGGGGCATTTGCAGGAGCGACAGTATCGTATTATACGGGAAATCCATATATGGGACTAATAGCGGGAATCTTAGCAGGCGGAATAATATCACTGGTACATGCATTTATAAGTATAAACTTACGGGGGAAC contains the following coding sequences:
- a CDS encoding ABC transporter permease, which translates into the protein MNKKYVEILTPLLAVLTALIIGGIIIQLNGVNAFEAYGQLFKSAFYQANPKAPFMSGLAKTLLTATPMIFVGLSVMIAFKAGLFNIGAQGQMIMGGVAAAVVGIYVKNAFLGNFVTAMIAAGIAGFLWASISGYLKAKFGVHEVISTIMLNYIAINLQNYLLNYPLKDPASQNVQTMKVLEPARLFLLAPSTKQKLNLGFILAIAAVILVWYFFGKTKQGYEMKAVGLNAGSAENAGIKIKKNIIFAMGLAGILAGLGGAERVLGGSAQYAYTELIMGELGFTGVAVSLLGKSNPIGVFIAAIFYASLEIGGQSLQSMRIPKEVVYIIQALIIIFVAGENLFRYMLSKRGGKKQ